The Xenopus tropicalis strain Nigerian chromosome 1, UCB_Xtro_10.0, whole genome shotgun sequence DNA segment tttcaaaaacacagattttttttatattttattttgaaatttcacatggggctagtcatattctttatttcccagggtgccacagccatgtgacctgtgctctgataaacttcagtctcactttactgctgaactgcaagttagagtgatatcaccctcctcctagcagcccatcagcagaacaatgggaaggtagcaagatagcagctcccagtactTGGGACTCTtcctgttacatgggagtaggagaaacaataggttatctgaaagcagttctaatgtgcagcgctggctctttgcgaaagctcagactcaggcacaatgcactgagatggctgcctacacaccaatattacaactaaaaacaatacctttgttggttcaagaataaaattccaaatgatagagtaaattatttgctatgtaaacagtgcaataaagaaataaaatgtacattagaAAAATCATGACAGTTCTCTGTGACCAATCCTCATCAATACCATGCATTCCCTTCTCTCTCCTGTGACCAACCAGTAAGGCATAGATATACCTTGGGGCCCTCAAAATGGTGTCAATCTACATTACACAAACAGCATCTGGAGCACTCAAAGTAACCCAATCCAATCCTGTCTGGATAAGCCGCACTGGCAATGTTATTCTAAATAACAAATTACTACCCTTTCAAGAGAGTCACAGAAGACGGATACAGTCTACCAGGGGGTTGTAAACCTACTCTAATTCATTCCCCCACCCTCACAGCTGTTAGATGACATAGGGAATTTCCCATTATTGCCACCATCTTCAAATTGTTTAGAGGGTAGCATAagcaagaaaaatatttaaattatgtttttgaaACTTGTTGCTAGTGTCACTCAAGCCAAGATTTTACATGGAGCTGCATGGCAAAACAGTCGGCAAGAACAGATCCTTGCTTATGATACTGGTGTAGCCCATAGCTTAGTCTCCTAGTGTCTTGTCCCCCTCTATCTTTTCCATTTTGCTAAACTTTCTCTTTTTATCTCAATATAATTCCCTCTAGTAAAATGTGTTATGTCTAATTGAAGTGATCTAATTAGATGATACTGCAATTTGCCAAATAAAACAATGTCCTTTCCTTTCTTTTAGGTGAAACAGCAACGCCAATGCAGAGTGCTCGGTATCCCAGCCCAGCAGAGCTAGATGCATATGCACAGAAAGTGGCTAATAACCCCTTGACCATTAAGATCTTCCCGACAAACATCAGGGTTCCCCAGCACAAGCACCTAAATCGGACTGTGAATGGTTATGACACTACAGGTCAACGATACAGCCCTTACCCAATGCACACAGGTGGATATCAAGGTCTGCTGGCCATTGTGAAATCGGCTAGCAAGAGCGTGGTAAAAAATCCGGAGGGTAAACGGACTAAAATATCTTCTGCACAGGCTGGTGTTGCTCCATACCCATTGTCAAGCACTTTAACTCAAAGCCAAAACTGCAATGGACAGCTAAGTTATCTTGGAAGTCAGAAGCATCTGGATGCACCAGTTCCTCCCAATGTCACAGTGGCAGCATCCGTCATTCCACTAAGCAGCAGAAATTTGGCACTTCAACAGTCTAATTTGCCCTCTATCCAGAGTATAATTTACCAGATTAACCAGCAGTGCCAGGCTCAGGCCTCTCACCAGGCCTGCCAAGGGGTAGTGGTTACGAATTCTAGTCCATCAAAGCAGGGAATGGCTAATGGCTTCACTTCCATGACCGGGAATGCTGTTGCCTACTCTGGGACTGTTTTGCAAGACTGCAGAGGAGGCAGCGAACTTGCTCTGGGTTCTGCTCCTGTAGTAACTAAAACTGGATCTTACCAAGAAGGCATGGACTATCTGATTTGGCAACAGAAGCAGCAACAACTCCGAATCTATAGTGGGGGCAGTGGTGGGGGTGGGGCAATCAGCAAATCTCCTGAAGTTTGCCCTGGAGTGCCCCGCACTTATACTCTTGCTAGTGCTGTTGAAAAAGTCAGCTCCTCTCCTTTAAACTGTGTTGGCATGCATGGTAACTTTTCTGTCGGGCAGTATTTTGCCCCTCCTTGGAACAGCATCTTGGTCACACCCAACAGTGACTGTTACAATCCACAGGAACTTGCCAACGGGCACAGAGATTTGGGAGTACATCCTTCAGATGGGTTAACCAGTATCCCCAGCAAGACCCTTTGTAATACCTCTATACTAAGCAGTAGCCTTCAGTCTTTGGAGTATCTTATCAATGACATTCATCCACCCTGTATCAAAGAGCAGATGCTTGGCAAGGGTTATGAAACAGTGTCTGTGCCAAGGCTTCTAGATCATCAGCATGCTCACATTCGTTTGCCTATCTACAGATAGAAAGCCCTGCCCTTTTCTCTTATAAAGTGATCAATGGTACACTGGTTCTGCATACTAACTTATGCTATTTAGCTTGAAAAGGCATGTTTCATAAGGGCAGAGGGCAAGGCTTTTGGATGGGTAAACTGCACCACCACCACCAGGAGTGCAGAGTACCAGGAGCACTCCAGTGGCCAAACTGGTCCATCTGTTCCAGTGTAAAGTGCACTGCCAGTGCCCAAATCCCTCTGGCGCCTTATATGTTAATACAGATCTAGCCATtttctgtaaatgaaatgtaaGAGAATAGCATGGCCTACACTTGATTCCATCACTATGTCCTGGGCTGCTGTCATGGTGGGAAGCTGCCAGTTGTACTCACAGGAGTCTGAATAAAATCAGGTTCAACTCCCCAAATGATCTTGAATTTCCTTTCCAATCAAAATGACCaagatatatgtgtatatatatgcatattaatttaaataaaattagcAAGGTTTGATTcaaaaactgaaaagaaaagTCTGACCATTATAGCAGAAAATGAAGAGAGATTCTAGagaatctatttatttatttgttgttagGGTTTCTTATCTAATTCTGTGTAGTACATTCCTCCACTGCCACTTGGGGCTCTGCT contains these protein-coding regions:
- the fam222a gene encoding protein FAM222A (The RefSeq protein has 1 substitution compared to this genomic sequence), which encodes MLACLQRTQNPPVKHVICANKSIEPRKCETATPMQSARYPSPAELDAYAQKVANNPLTIKIFPTNIRVPQHKHLNRTVNGYDTTGQRYSPYPMHTGGYQGLLAIVKSASKSVVKNPEGKRTKISSAQAGVAPYPLSSTLTQSQNCNGQLSYLGSQKHLDAPVPPNVTVAASVIPLSSRNLALQQSNLPSIQSIIYQINQQCQAQASHQACQGVVVTNSSPSKQGMANGFTSMTGNAAAYSGTVLQDCRGGSELALGSAPVVTKTGSYQEGMDYLIWQQKQQQLRIYSGGSGGGGAISKSPEVCPGVPRTYTLASAVEKVSSSPLNCVGMHGNFSVGQYFAPPWNSILVTPNSDCYNPQELANGHRDLGVHPSDGLTSIPSKTLCNTSILSSSLQSLEYLINDIHPPCIKEQMLGKGYETVSVPRLLDHQHAHIRLPIYR